One region of Nycticebus coucang isolate mNycCou1 chromosome 10, mNycCou1.pri, whole genome shotgun sequence genomic DNA includes:
- the GORAB gene encoding RAB6-interacting golgin isoform X2, producing the protein MEEKNKRKKALLAKAIAERSKRTQAETIKLKRIQKELQALDDMVSADIGILRNRIDQASLDYSYARKRFDKAETEYITAKLDLQRKTEIKEQLTEHLCTIIQQNELRKAKKLEELMHQLDVQADEEALELEVEVERLLHKQEADTGKQIVDLERLFQPPAETLTLGFAKENKKHQEQAVSPNIDKQCANSNSIPLSPDGPNQKANDSSSALGT; encoded by the exons ATCCAAAAGAACGCAGGCAGAGACCATAAAACTAAAGCGGATCCAGAAGGAGTTGCAAGCTTTAGATGACATGGTGTCGGCTGACATTGGAATCCTTAGGAACCGGATTGATCAGGCCAGCCTGGACTATTCATATGCCCG GAAGCGATTTGACAAGGCTGAAACAGAGTACATTACAGCAAAGCTAGATCTACAGCGCAAGACTGAGATAAAAGAGCAACTCACTGAACACCTTTGTACGATCATACAGCAAAATGAGCTCCGAAAGGCCAAGAAGCTGGAGGAGTTGATGCACCAGTTGGATGTACAAGCTGATGAGGAGGCTTTGGAGCTCGAAGTGGAGGTAGAAAGATTGCTGCACAAACAAGAAGCAGACACAGGGAAGCAAATAGTTGATTTAGAAAGGCTATTTCAGCCTCCTGCGGAGACTCTGACATTAGGATTTGCTAAAGAGAACAAAAAGCATCAAGAACAAGCTGTTTCCCCAAACATAGACAAACAGTGTGCAAATTCCAATAGCATCCCTCTTAGTCCTGACGGCCCAAATCAAAAAGCTAATGATAGTTCATCTGCTCTGGGCACATGA